CTTCTGCTCCACGTGGGCCTCGAACAGCGCCCCCACCAGCTCCCCGTGGTTCATCGTCTCGATGGCGCGGCGCTCGGCCTCGCCGTGGCTCGTCTTGAGCAGCTCGTGCCGCAGCTTGTCCGGATCCGCCATGTCCTTGTCGGACAGCGCCCCGCCCACCTGCTCGCGGATGGCCTCCGTCATGGGGATGCGCTTCCAGCCCTTGCCGAAGTCCAGCTCATGGCCCTGGTAGGGCACCTTCGTGGAGCCCGTGACGGCCTGCGCCGCCTCGGAGATCATCTGCTCGGTGAGGTCCATCAGGTCCTCGTACGTGGCGTACGCCTGATAGAACTCCAGCATCGTGAACTCCGGGTTGTGCCGGGTGCTGATGCCCTCGTTGCGGAAGTTGCGGTTGATCTCGTAGACGCGCTCGATGCCGCCCACCACCAGCCGCTTGAGGTACAGCTCGGGGGCGATGCGCATGTACAGCTCGATATCGAGCGCATTGTGGTGCGTCTTGAAGGGCCGCGCCGCCGCGCCGGACACCAGCGGGTGCATCATCGGGGTCTCCACCTCGATGAAGTCCCGGGTGTCCAGGAACTCGCGGATGAAGCGCACCAGCTTGTTGCGCTTGAGGAAGGTCTGCTTCACCTCGGGGTTGGAGACGAGGTCCAGGTAGCGCTGGCGGTAGCGGATCTCCACGTCCGTCAGCCCGTGCCACTTCTCTGGCAGGGGGCGCAGGGACTTGGTGAGCGGGGTGAACGTCGTGGCCGACAGCGACAGCTCGCCCGTCTTCGTGCGGAACACCGGCCCGGTGGCCCCCAGGAAGTCGCCCACGTCGCACAGCTTGAAGGCCTCGTACGCGTCCCCCAGCGCGTCCTTCTTCATGTGGACCTGGATCTCGCCCGACCTGTCTCTCAGCTTGATGAAGGCCGCCTTGCCGAAGGTGCGCATGGCCACGAGGCGGCCCGCCACCGTGTAGGTGAGCGCGTCCTTCTCCAGCTCCTCGGGAGACTGCGGGCCGTGCTTCGCGTGGATGTCGGCGGCCAGGTGCTCGGCGCGGTAGCCGTTGCCGTACGGGTTGAAGCCCGCCTCGCGCCACTTGCCCGCCTTGTCCAGGCGCTGCTGGTAGATCTCCTGTTCCTTGGACCCGAGGTCCGCCTCACCCGCCGTGTCGGTCTTGTTCTCAGAGTCAGCCATGGCACGCCTTCCGCAGGGCGCGGCACCGTAGCCAAGGAGCCCCCGGGACGCAACGCAACATGACGCCCCCCGCCCGGCTTCTTCCGGAGACACGCTCACCGGACAGAACCGGGTTCCCCACGGGAGCTCGGAAATCTTTGCATCATTTCGCACCGCACCGGCTCACCTCCTCACGGGAGCCCTGAACGGCCTCCCGAAGGCGCACCCCTAACAAGGAGCAGCAAGTGAACTCTGGAACCAAGTGGATGCGGGCGGCCGTGCTGATGTCCACGGGCCTGGCGCTGACGGCTTGTGGTGGAGCGATGACGGAAGAGGACGCCGCGGCGATGGAGGCCGAGACGCTGACCACGTCGACAGCGGGGCTGAGCTCCTGTGCGGGCTGGTCCGAGTGGTACTTCTCGGGCCCCGGCTACTGCGGCACCCACAGCACCTGTGGCTACACCT
Above is a window of Stigmatella erecta DNA encoding:
- the lysS gene encoding lysine--tRNA ligase, which produces MADSENKTDTAGEADLGSKEQEIYQQRLDKAGKWREAGFNPYGNGYRAEHLAADIHAKHGPQSPEELEKDALTYTVAGRLVAMRTFGKAAFIKLRDRSGEIQVHMKKDALGDAYEAFKLCDVGDFLGATGPVFRTKTGELSLSATTFTPLTKSLRPLPEKWHGLTDVEIRYRQRYLDLVSNPEVKQTFLKRNKLVRFIREFLDTRDFIEVETPMMHPLVSGAAARPFKTHHNALDIELYMRIAPELYLKRLVVGGIERVYEINRNFRNEGISTRHNPEFTMLEFYQAYATYEDLMDLTEQMISEAAQAVTGSTKVPYQGHELDFGKGWKRIPMTEAIREQVGGALSDKDMADPDKLRHELLKTSHGEAERRAIETMNHGELVGALFEAHVEQKLVHPTFITHFPTSVSPLARRNDQNPEITDRFELFVAGREIANAFSELNDPLDQKGRFLGQLEAKQRGQQETMDYDEDYIRALEHGMPPTAGEGIGIDRLTMLFTDAPSIRDVILFPLLKPQSR